A window of the Sphingomonas piscis genome harbors these coding sequences:
- a CDS encoding S1/P1 nuclease encodes MLLKKLTIAGMLVAAATLPSSALAWGKTGHRVTAAVADSYLSGLARAHIHEILGVETLAEASNWPDEMKSAPDEFWQKTASPWHYVTVGGVTYDHAPPEGDALGALAFFRRLVLDPETSPHHRQLALRFIVHIVGDLHQPLHNGRPGDRGGNNVKVKWFGKDTNLHAIWDTSLIEETGYSFTEMTDHLLRHTSDADVISWWDPAPKDWIAESVQLRERIYPKEGETELGYKYIYDNTPYVELRLKQGGVRLAAYLNQLFSEPMPAK; translated from the coding sequence ATGCTTCTGAAGAAACTCACAATCGCTGGCATGTTGGTAGCCGCCGCGACGCTGCCATCCTCTGCACTGGCCTGGGGCAAGACGGGACATCGCGTCACCGCGGCGGTCGCGGACAGCTATCTGTCCGGCCTGGCCCGCGCGCATATTCACGAAATCCTGGGCGTGGAGACGTTGGCCGAAGCATCCAACTGGCCGGACGAAATGAAGTCGGCACCCGACGAATTCTGGCAGAAGACGGCCTCGCCGTGGCATTATGTGACGGTCGGCGGTGTCACCTATGACCATGCGCCGCCCGAAGGCGATGCCTTGGGAGCGCTAGCCTTTTTCCGCAGGTTGGTGCTCGATCCCGAGACCAGCCCGCACCATCGCCAACTCGCGCTTCGCTTCATCGTCCACATCGTCGGCGACCTTCACCAGCCGCTGCACAACGGTCGTCCCGGCGATCGTGGCGGCAACAACGTCAAGGTGAAGTGGTTCGGCAAGGACACGAACCTTCACGCCATCTGGGACACGTCCCTGATCGAGGAGACGGGCTATTCCTTCACGGAGATGACCGACCATCTGCTTCGTCATACCAGCGACGCGGATGTGATCAGCTGGTGGGATCCGGCACCGAAAGACTGGATCGCCGAAAGCGTCCAACTTCGCGAACGCATTTACCCCAAGGAGGGTGAAACGGAACTCGGCTACAAATATATCTACGACAACACGCCTTATGTTGAGCTTCGGCTCAAGCAGGGCGGGGTTCGGCTCGCAGCCTATCTGAACCAGCTCTTTTCCGAGCCGATGCCGGCGAAATGA
- the cdd gene encoding cytidine deaminase → MTEEELVAMARDAALKAYAPYSNFHVGCAIESDNGEVVTGANMENACYRLGICAEQSALTTAQHRFGIDKVRRIAVAGGLRRDGHLAGTEVCTPCGGCRQAMLEAAHVSGADIEIICAGAAGPFTRHLISELLPHGFGPDNLEG, encoded by the coding sequence ATGACAGAGGAAGAGCTTGTTGCCATGGCGCGGGACGCCGCACTGAAGGCCTATGCACCCTATTCCAACTTTCATGTGGGTTGCGCCATCGAGTCCGATAATGGCGAGGTCGTAACCGGCGCCAACATGGAAAACGCATGCTACCGTCTGGGCATCTGTGCAGAGCAAAGTGCGCTGACGACTGCCCAGCACCGCTTTGGTATCGACAAAGTCCGGCGCATCGCTGTCGCCGGCGGGCTGCGGCGTGATGGACATCTTGCCGGTACGGAGGTCTGCACCCCCTGTGGCGGCTGTCGGCAGGCAATGCTGGAAGCGGCGCATGTATCCGGCGCGGACATCGAAATCATCTGTGCGGGTGCAGCTGGCCCATTCACTCGGCACCTCATTTCCGAGCTGCTGCCCCACGGGTTTGGCCCAGACAATCTTGAAGGCTGA
- a CDS encoding adenosine kinase: MTSRSLDVVAIGDAIVDVIATTTDEFIQQHGLRKGSMRLLSAAEADELYDAMGPAREVSGGSAANSMAGVAALGLRAAFVGQVANDQLGQIFTHDMRSLGVRFDTAPLAAGLATGRCLILVTPDAQRTMNTCPGASYELTVAALDDAMIASAAVTFLEGYLWGPERPRQAMLKAAQIAHEAGNTVAFTLSESLCIGDRREGVLGMIDNGVVDILFGNEDELLHLTGRSDLSAAIEQLRPRVRTLVATRGAAGAMALSEGKLAEIAAAPVEQVVDTTGAGDLFAAGFLSAWCRGRPIEACLQTGARAAADVISRFGARPDADLKERIVL; encoded by the coding sequence GTGACTTCCCGCAGCCTTGACGTTGTTGCCATCGGCGACGCCATCGTCGACGTGATCGCCACGACGACCGACGAGTTCATCCAGCAGCATGGTCTCCGCAAGGGGTCGATGCGCCTGCTCAGTGCGGCCGAGGCGGACGAACTGTACGATGCTATGGGCCCTGCGCGGGAGGTCAGCGGAGGCTCGGCAGCGAACAGCATGGCGGGCGTTGCAGCGCTGGGGCTGCGCGCGGCCTTCGTCGGGCAGGTCGCCAACGATCAGCTCGGGCAGATATTCACGCACGACATGCGCTCGCTCGGCGTCCGATTCGACACGGCGCCCCTTGCCGCAGGGTTGGCTACGGGCCGCTGTCTGATCCTCGTCACGCCCGACGCCCAAAGGACCATGAACACATGCCCTGGGGCGAGCTACGAACTGACCGTCGCGGCGCTGGATGACGCCATGATCGCGTCGGCGGCCGTGACCTTCCTTGAGGGATATCTGTGGGGACCGGAGCGGCCGCGCCAGGCGATGCTGAAGGCGGCGCAAATTGCTCATGAAGCCGGCAACACGGTCGCCTTCACCTTGTCAGAAAGCCTCTGCATCGGCGACCGCCGCGAGGGCGTGCTCGGGATGATCGACAATGGCGTGGTCGACATCCTGTTCGGCAACGAGGACGAATTACTTCACCTGACCGGCAGAAGTGACCTGTCGGCCGCGATTGAGCAGCTTCGCCCCAGGGTGCGGACGTTGGTTGCGACCCGGGGGGCCGCCGGTGCCATGGCGTTGTCGGAAGGGAAGCTGGCTGAGATTGCCGCCGCGCCTGTGGAGCAGGTCGTCGACACGACCGGCGCCGGGGACTTGTTTGCAGCCGGCTTCCTTTCCGCCTGGTGTCGCGGCCGGCCGATCGAAGCATGTCTCCAAACGGGTGCGCGCGCGGCGGCCGACGTCATTTCCCGCTTTGGCGCCCGTCCCGATGCCGACCTCAAGGAGCGTATCGTCCTGTGA
- a CDS encoding isopenicillin N synthase family dioxygenase: MTITTDDAIASVSLNDADTDPQGFADKLGRSFEEYGFAIIADHGISQELIERAEEKAKAFFALPEPAKKRYALAGQGGARGYTPFGIETAKGAKAHDLKEFWHVGRDLPEGHRFRAHMPDNVWPAEVPSFRDTFSELYATFDRTGLKILRAIARYLKIDEDYFADAVRDGNSVLRLLHYPPQSEPTGEHIRAGAHEDINTITLLLGAEEAGLELLTRDGRWIPVSPKPGELVINIGDMLQRLTNGRLRSTSHRVVNPAPDRASKARYSMPFFLHFRSDYLIEALPGTVPAGEQPKWPPITADDYLQERLREIKLA, from the coding sequence ATGACGATCACAACCGACGACGCGATCGCGTCCGTTTCGCTCAACGACGCCGACACCGACCCGCAGGGGTTTGCAGACAAGCTCGGACGCAGCTTCGAAGAATATGGCTTTGCCATCATAGCCGATCACGGCATTTCGCAGGAATTGATCGAGCGTGCCGAGGAGAAGGCCAAGGCTTTCTTCGCGCTGCCCGAGCCCGCCAAGAAGCGATATGCATTGGCGGGGCAGGGCGGCGCGCGCGGCTACACGCCCTTCGGAATTGAGACGGCCAAGGGTGCCAAAGCCCACGACCTGAAGGAATTCTGGCACGTTGGCCGCGACCTTCCGGAGGGGCATCGTTTTCGGGCCCATATGCCGGACAATGTCTGGCCTGCCGAGGTTCCAAGCTTCCGCGACACCTTCTCAGAGCTATACGCGACGTTCGACCGGACCGGTCTCAAGATCCTGCGGGCAATCGCGCGCTATCTGAAGATTGACGAAGACTATTTTGCGGACGCTGTGCGGGACGGAAATTCGGTGCTTCGGCTTCTCCATTACCCGCCGCAGAGCGAACCCACCGGCGAGCACATCCGCGCGGGCGCGCATGAAGACATCAACACGATCACCCTCTTGTTGGGAGCGGAGGAAGCGGGGCTCGAGCTGCTGACTCGCGACGGGCGCTGGATCCCGGTGTCGCCGAAGCCGGGCGAGTTGGTGATCAACATCGGCGACATGCTTCAACGGCTGACGAATGGACGTCTTCGGTCGACCTCGCACCGGGTCGTGAACCCCGCGCCGGATCGTGCAAGCAAGGCGCGTTATTCCATGCCCTTCTTCCTGCACTTCCGATCCGATTATCTAATCGAGGCGCTGCCAGGTACGGTGCCTGCCGGAGAGCAGCCCAAGTGGCCGCCGATCACTGCCGACGATTACCTCCAGGAGCGGCTGCGCGAAATTAAGCTCGCTTAG
- a CDS encoding Ig-like domain-containing protein, with amino-acid sequence MTHIDSGSAQWTNAPMLLNQLSYLGISNLRDGAPFDYALPTFTTLAQAGIRFSILEANVYSFDQTGQVNAARDVARAHALEAAVPGSVIAFEGTNEYTTNQYWLNGASSSGDLSWGLSDAAALELAVSADPLFVNTPIIAPSAIQLDSLPDFSSYVNGSNAHIYGNIAENLGDRIVNSIAFARASAPNEPVYITETGISTSGYGTSNWGVTDEDTQAVINVNALLTAFAAGAKMTFLYELMDEPNASNVQEQHFGLFHADGSPKLAATAIGNLTHLLADGGASAAPASLNYELSWMPWSASSMLLQEGDGTFDLVIWNGRAVLHDGTQEVPPPTSPLLLTLGQSASSIRVFDPIAGTTPLASFTNASSVDLNLSANPLVVEIKFGAAVAPPAAPRATNVSWISNNVASVVGTADPGDVVSVREAGTLLGTSTAAADGGWSVRLPASAAATHALTLTATDANGATTTDGLLLYGKTKQTLTGGSGSDVLIGASGDRLVGGGGDDRFVINAGPGKGTIVDFQAGLGGGDVLAIDHNLARDFADLMSHAKQSGNNVLLSFTKSDVITLENVSLGALHAGDFLFF; translated from the coding sequence GTGACGCACATCGACTCGGGCTCGGCGCAATGGACCAATGCTCCAATGCTGCTCAACCAGCTTTCCTACCTCGGCATTTCCAACCTGCGCGATGGTGCGCCGTTCGACTATGCACTGCCCACCTTCACTACCTTGGCGCAGGCCGGTATCCGCTTCAGCATCCTGGAAGCGAACGTATATTCGTTCGATCAGACCGGTCAGGTAAACGCCGCGCGTGACGTCGCGCGTGCACACGCGCTTGAGGCCGCAGTACCCGGCAGTGTGATCGCGTTCGAGGGCACGAACGAGTACACCACCAATCAATATTGGCTGAACGGCGCGAGCTCCTCCGGCGACCTTTCCTGGGGTTTGAGCGATGCTGCCGCGCTGGAACTCGCCGTCAGTGCCGACCCATTGTTCGTCAACACGCCGATCATTGCTCCATCGGCGATCCAGCTCGACTCACTGCCCGACTTCTCCAGCTACGTGAACGGCAGCAACGCCCACATCTACGGCAACATCGCCGAGAATCTGGGCGATCGCATCGTTAACTCCATTGCTTTTGCGCGCGCCTCCGCACCCAATGAGCCGGTCTACATCACTGAGACCGGCATCTCGACGTCCGGTTATGGTACCTCCAACTGGGGCGTGACCGACGAGGACACGCAGGCGGTGATCAACGTCAACGCGCTGCTGACCGCCTTCGCCGCGGGTGCGAAGATGACCTTCCTCTACGAGCTGATGGACGAGCCGAACGCCTCCAACGTTCAGGAACAGCATTTCGGCCTTTTTCATGCCGACGGCAGCCCCAAGCTGGCGGCCACCGCCATCGGCAACCTGACGCACCTGCTCGCCGACGGCGGCGCGAGCGCTGCCCCCGCCAGCCTGAATTACGAGCTCAGCTGGATGCCATGGTCCGCATCCTCCATGCTCCTCCAGGAGGGTGACGGAACCTTCGACCTTGTGATCTGGAACGGCCGCGCGGTACTCCACGACGGCACGCAGGAGGTGCCGCCGCCGACGTCCCCACTTCTCCTCACCCTTGGGCAATCCGCATCGTCCATCCGGGTATTCGACCCGATCGCCGGCACGACGCCGCTGGCTTCGTTTACCAACGCCAGCTCCGTCGACCTGAACCTGTCGGCCAATCCGTTGGTAGTGGAAATCAAGTTCGGCGCAGCAGTCGCTCCCCCTGCGGCGCCGAGAGCGACCAACGTCAGTTGGATTTCAAACAATGTCGCCTCGGTCGTCGGCACGGCAGATCCAGGGGACGTCGTTTCCGTACGCGAAGCGGGAACCCTCCTCGGCACGTCCACGGCAGCGGCCGACGGTGGCTGGAGCGTTCGGCTACCTGCATCGGCGGCGGCGACGCACGCACTGACGCTCACCGCGACTGATGCCAATGGCGCAACGACAACCGATGGACTGCTGCTGTACGGCAAGACCAAGCAGACGCTGACCGGCGGCAGCGGCAGCGACGTGCTGATCGGCGCGTCAGGCGACCGGCTTGTCGGTGGCGGCGGTGACGACCGCTTCGTGATCAATGCCGGTCCAGGAAAGGGGACAATCGTCGACTTCCAAGCCGGGCTCGGTGGCGGTGATGTCCTCGCCATCGATCACAACCTTGCCCGCGACTTCGCCGATCTGATGAGTCACGCCAAGCAGAGCGGCAACAACGTGCTCCTCAGCTTCACGAAAAGCGACGTCATCACCCTGGAGAATGTCAGCCTCGGCGCGCTTCACGCCGGCGACTTCCTCTTCTTCTAA
- a CDS encoding TonB-dependent receptor gives MKKILLLCTTASCIVPTAAFAQSTGTETTESSTIVVTGTRARGVGGVAVPDVPKTRSVLTQEILSRQTEGQSILQSINLIPGVNYTNNDPYGSSGGNLRIRGFPGNRVALLWDGLPLNDTGNYAIFGNQQMDQELIDQVSVNLGTTDVDSPTPSAAGGVVSYRTRLPSTDLGLRVNGSLGTEHYRRLFTMFDSGALTPFGTRLFVAGSYQKYDKFRGPGELKKRQLNARIYQPIGSNGDFFSIAGHLNSNRNNSYNNGLISDYLGNRYFDNIDTCVRDAPTRGVRDNDNSGTAANLSTPASCTNYYNLRINPSDTGNIRGQLKLTLADGLTFTADPGYQGTLANGGGTFQVEETDARLRGANPVVNGGIDLNGDGDILDLVRVYQPSNTRTNRYTFLSSLIYEISPQHRLRAAYTFDRGHHRQTGDFGRLYENGDPISVFGGKYEGQARIRTADGTILQNRDRLSIAMLQQISGEYFGRFFDDRLTFTAGIRAPFFRRELNQYCYTVLTSGNPLCTTEPVAPNRILSPDAPRPTGTAPAGGYLYAPFERTVKYSPILPSAGVSYDFTGGHSVYASYGKNFSSPSTDNLYRSVNIDVEPETTNSYELGYRYRTSRVQAQLAGYYVDYRNRIVTAQDLDPASQTFGSTLDRNVGDARAYGLDGQVSWRVMPDLLVYTYASYINSRLKEDVLGTAASTSAACLPGTIVGTSCQIISVNTKGAQFVETPKWTFGGRLQKDFGPVSFGVQGKWVSKRFSTDDNGRSNFLVNTGDLPVDIRGRTSAYTVIDTDARISLGEWTSLKETYLDLSVTNIFDKYYFANITTQNTLPAVAAQATSGPRFSVGAPRTFQATLSLGF, from the coding sequence GTGAAGAAAATCCTGCTTCTTTGCACGACTGCTTCGTGCATCGTTCCGACCGCTGCGTTCGCGCAGTCCACCGGCACCGAAACCACTGAAAGCTCGACCATTGTCGTGACCGGCACCCGTGCCCGTGGCGTCGGCGGCGTTGCTGTCCCCGACGTTCCCAAGACGCGTTCGGTGCTGACGCAGGAAATCTTGTCGCGCCAGACCGAGGGTCAATCGATCCTTCAGTCGATCAACCTTATCCCGGGCGTGAACTACACCAACAATGATCCGTACGGATCTTCGGGCGGCAACCTGCGTATCCGTGGCTTCCCGGGCAACCGCGTCGCGCTGCTCTGGGATGGTTTGCCGCTGAACGACACGGGCAACTATGCCATCTTCGGCAACCAGCAGATGGACCAGGAACTGATCGATCAGGTTTCGGTCAACCTTGGCACAACCGACGTCGACTCGCCGACACCGTCGGCAGCCGGCGGCGTCGTTTCGTACCGGACCCGCCTTCCCTCGACGGATCTGGGCCTGCGCGTGAACGGTTCGCTCGGCACCGAGCATTATCGCCGCCTGTTCACCATGTTCGACAGCGGGGCGTTGACCCCATTCGGCACCCGCCTGTTTGTTGCCGGCTCTTATCAGAAGTACGACAAGTTCCGTGGCCCGGGTGAGTTGAAGAAGCGGCAGCTTAACGCACGCATCTATCAACCGATCGGCTCGAACGGCGACTTCTTCTCGATCGCTGGTCACCTGAACAGCAACCGTAACAACAGCTACAACAATGGCCTGATCTCCGATTACCTCGGCAACCGCTATTTCGACAACATCGATACCTGCGTTCGCGATGCCCCAACCCGCGGCGTTCGTGACAACGACAACTCGGGCACGGCTGCAAACCTGTCGACGCCGGCGAGCTGCACCAACTACTATAATTTGCGCATCAACCCGTCGGATACGGGCAACATCCGTGGGCAGCTGAAGTTGACTCTGGCGGACGGTCTCACCTTCACGGCCGACCCGGGTTATCAGGGAACGCTGGCCAACGGCGGCGGCACTTTCCAGGTTGAAGAGACCGACGCCCGTCTGCGCGGCGCCAATCCGGTAGTGAACGGCGGTATTGACCTCAATGGTGACGGCGACATTCTCGACTTGGTGCGCGTTTATCAGCCGAGCAACACGCGAACGAACCGCTATACCTTCCTGTCCTCTCTGATCTACGAGATCAGCCCGCAGCATCGCCTCCGTGCCGCTTATACGTTTGACCGTGGCCACCACCGTCAAACCGGCGATTTTGGCCGGCTTTACGAGAATGGCGACCCGATCAGCGTCTTTGGCGGCAAGTACGAAGGTCAAGCGCGCATCCGCACCGCCGACGGCACGATCCTGCAGAACCGCGACCGCCTGTCGATCGCCATGCTGCAGCAGATTAGTGGTGAATATTTCGGCCGGTTCTTCGACGACCGGCTGACCTTCACCGCCGGTATTCGCGCACCATTCTTCCGCCGGGAACTGAACCAATATTGTTATACGGTTCTGACCAGCGGCAACCCGCTGTGCACGACGGAACCGGTTGCGCCCAACCGCATCCTGAGCCCCGATGCGCCGCGTCCGACCGGCACTGCACCCGCCGGTGGCTACCTCTATGCTCCGTTCGAACGGACCGTGAAGTACAGCCCCATCCTTCCGTCGGCCGGTGTGTCCTACGACTTTACCGGTGGTCACAGCGTTTACGCCAGCTACGGCAAGAACTTCTCGTCCCCCTCGACCGACAACCTCTATCGGTCGGTCAACATCGATGTGGAGCCGGAGACCACCAACAGCTACGAACTTGGCTATCGCTATCGCACCAGCCGGGTTCAGGCGCAGCTTGCCGGCTACTATGTCGATTATCGGAACCGGATTGTGACCGCGCAGGATCTCGATCCAGCCAGCCAGACCTTCGGTTCGACGCTTGACCGTAATGTCGGTGACGCCCGCGCTTATGGTCTGGACGGTCAGGTCAGCTGGCGCGTGATGCCCGACCTCCTGGTTTACACCTATGCGTCCTACATCAACTCCCGCCTGAAGGAGGACGTACTCGGAACGGCTGCCTCGACCAGCGCAGCGTGCCTTCCCGGGACGATCGTCGGTACCAGCTGCCAGATCATCTCGGTCAACACCAAGGGCGCTCAGTTCGTCGAAACACCCAAGTGGACCTTTGGTGGCCGCCTTCAGAAGGACTTCGGTCCAGTCTCGTTTGGTGTGCAGGGCAAGTGGGTGTCCAAGCGTTTCTCGACGGACGACAACGGCCGGTCCAATTTCCTTGTCAATACGGGTGACCTGCCGGTCGACATCCGTGGTCGTACTTCCGCCTACACCGTCATCGACACCGATGCCCGCATCAGCCTGGGTGAATGGACGTCGCTGAAGGAGACCTATCTCGACCTCAGCGTCACGAACATCTTCGACAAATACTACTTCGCGAACATCACCACTCAGAACACGCTTCCTGCCGTCGCCGCACAGGCGACCAGCGGGCCGCGTTTCTCGGTCGGTGCGCCGAGGACGTTCCAGGCGACGTTGAGCCTGGGCTTCTAA
- a CDS encoding NupC/NupG family nucleoside CNT transporter, which produces MNQRLLGLAGIIVILGIAFALSSNRRAIRPRVVGAAFALQALIAFIVLYTPWGRAGIQGLSNGVANLLSYANKGTEFLFGPSETNPLANTFAISALPVIIFFAALVSILYYLGIMQRVVRWVGGAIGWVTGIGRVESLGSAANIFVGQSEAPLVVRPYLAALNPAQIFCLMTVGMAGVAGTILAAYASLLGPQYLPYLLAAAFMSAPGGILMAKIIMPDELAPTDPDDLQLPEGRISAQGPAALLPEGRRPAEPVEVAETFEDGVRPANIIMAAGQGAQTGVKLAVAVGAMVLAFVALVALANGILGGIGGWFGAPDLSFQQIIGYLFQPIMFLIGVPWNEAAPAGGLFGTKLVLNEFVAFIDLGNPQGPAAILSDRSRAIVTFALCGFANFSSIAIQLAVTGNLAPNQRPTIARLGIRALIAGSLANLMSAALAGLLI; this is translated from the coding sequence ATGAATCAGCGGTTGCTCGGCCTTGCCGGGATCATTGTCATCCTCGGTATTGCGTTCGCTTTGTCCAGCAACCGCCGTGCGATCCGCCCACGCGTCGTTGGGGCGGCCTTTGCGCTTCAGGCGCTGATTGCGTTCATCGTTCTTTACACGCCCTGGGGGCGGGCCGGCATTCAGGGCCTGTCCAACGGCGTTGCGAACCTGCTGAGCTACGCCAACAAAGGAACCGAGTTCCTGTTCGGGCCAAGCGAAACCAACCCGCTTGCCAATACTTTCGCGATTTCCGCCTTGCCGGTGATCATCTTCTTCGCGGCGCTTGTCTCCATCCTCTACTATCTCGGGATCATGCAGCGCGTGGTGCGCTGGGTGGGCGGAGCGATCGGCTGGGTCACCGGGATCGGACGGGTGGAGTCGCTCGGATCCGCAGCCAACATCTTCGTCGGTCAATCGGAGGCGCCCCTGGTGGTGCGGCCCTATCTAGCGGCACTGAATCCGGCGCAGATCTTCTGCCTCATGACCGTCGGCATGGCGGGTGTCGCCGGTACCATCCTGGCCGCTTACGCTAGCCTCCTGGGCCCGCAATATTTGCCCTACCTCCTGGCGGCCGCCTTCATGTCGGCTCCGGGTGGAATCCTGATGGCGAAGATCATCATGCCTGATGAACTAGCGCCGACCGACCCGGATGATCTCCAATTGCCTGAGGGACGGATCAGCGCCCAAGGCCCTGCCGCACTCCTGCCGGAAGGACGGCGCCCTGCCGAGCCGGTCGAGGTTGCCGAGACGTTTGAGGACGGCGTGCGCCCCGCCAACATCATCATGGCCGCCGGGCAGGGCGCCCAGACGGGCGTGAAGCTGGCCGTGGCGGTGGGCGCGATGGTTCTGGCCTTCGTTGCACTTGTGGCGCTTGCGAATGGCATTCTGGGCGGGATCGGCGGCTGGTTCGGAGCGCCGGACCTCAGCTTTCAGCAGATCATCGGCTACTTATTCCAACCGATCATGTTCCTGATCGGCGTGCCCTGGAACGAAGCGGCGCCGGCGGGCGGCCTGTTCGGCACCAAGCTTGTGCTGAACGAGTTCGTGGCCTTTATCGACCTGGGCAATCCGCAAGGTCCTGCTGCCATCCTCTCGGACCGTAGCCGTGCAATCGTCACCTTCGCGCTGTGCGGCTTCGCCAACTTCAGCTCGATCGCCATCCAATTGGCGGTGACGGGCAACCTTGCGCCGAACCAGCGGCCGACGATCGCGCGGCTTGGCATTCGTGCCTTGATCGCCGGCAGTCTGGCGAACTTGATGAGCGCCGCGTTGGCGGGCCTGCTCATCTAG
- a CDS encoding queuosine precursor transporter yields the protein MTSEINTAASAPTSGAISKSLFAYGIFYGGMVCIAGVLGNKQVALGPLAVEAGIFAFLLLVITSSAVAELHGRAVANRLVLIGFVPLIASLLLTIVVLGLPAAREMDPERLGAFETMMKGTPRIWLGGILAYGISTLLNVTIFSRLRGRGGGTGPLLWVRSAVASALSQIVDTLIFISVAFYGVFPIAELLVGQMIAKVVLSLVLVPPLVQALVSLGRKLDERRI from the coding sequence ATGACCAGCGAGATCAACACTGCAGCTTCGGCGCCCACATCCGGCGCCATATCGAAGTCACTGTTTGCCTACGGCATCTTCTACGGCGGAATGGTGTGCATCGCCGGCGTGCTCGGCAACAAGCAGGTGGCGCTCGGACCGCTCGCGGTAGAGGCCGGCATTTTTGCCTTCCTGCTGCTTGTCATCACCTCGAGCGCGGTTGCGGAACTGCACGGCCGGGCTGTCGCGAACAGGCTAGTTCTGATCGGATTCGTGCCGCTGATCGCCTCGCTTTTGCTGACGATCGTCGTGCTTGGCCTTCCGGCCGCCCGCGAAATGGATCCCGAACGGCTCGGCGCCTTCGAGACGATGATGAAGGGAACGCCGCGCATCTGGCTTGGCGGCATTCTTGCTTACGGTATTTCCACGTTGCTGAATGTCACCATCTTCAGTCGCTTGCGAGGCCGGGGCGGCGGTACCGGGCCATTGCTGTGGGTCCGGTCGGCGGTCGCAAGCGCGCTCAGCCAGATCGTCGACACGCTTATTTTCATTAGCGTCGCCTTCTATGGTGTGTTCCCGATTGCGGAGCTTCTGGTCGGACAGATGATCGCGAAAGTGGTGCTGTCGCTAGTCCTTGTTCCGCCCCTTGTTCAGGCGCTCGTCAGCCTCGGCCGCAAGCTCGACGAGCGACGCATTTAG
- a CDS encoding TIGR00730 family Rossman fold protein — MKRVAVYCGSAMGAQPVFADAADALAAAMVERDVDLVYGGGKLGLMGRTADAVLRCGGKVFGVIPDALVNLEVAHEGVTELHKVADMHERKAKMTELADAFVALPGGIGTLDELFEAWSWNALGYHAKPFCLLNIDNFWNGMIEFIDHATACGFLSAQRRGQLLVAQTPEEALKKLDEAAGTAAQGIVW; from the coding sequence ATCAAGCGTGTGGCGGTCTATTGCGGGTCGGCCATGGGCGCCCAGCCGGTGTTTGCCGACGCTGCGGACGCGCTTGCCGCCGCGATGGTGGAGCGTGACGTCGACCTTGTTTATGGCGGCGGCAAGCTCGGCCTGATGGGTCGTACGGCCGATGCAGTGCTCCGCTGCGGCGGTAAGGTTTTCGGAGTCATCCCCGACGCGCTCGTGAACCTTGAGGTCGCGCACGAAGGCGTGACCGAACTTCACAAGGTCGCCGACATGCATGAGCGCAAGGCGAAGATGACGGAGCTTGCGGATGCATTCGTCGCACTGCCCGGCGGTATCGGGACACTCGATGAATTATTCGAGGCGTGGAGCTGGAATGCGCTCGGCTATCACGCCAAGCCTTTTTGCCTGCTCAACATCGACAACTTCTGGAATGGCATGATCGAGTTCATCGATCATGCCACAGCCTGCGGCTTCCTGTCGGCGCAAAGGCGCGGACAATTGCTGGTGGCGCAAACGCCTGAGGAGGCGTTGAAAAAGCTGGACGAAGCCGCCGGCACCGCTGCACAAGGCATCGTCTGGTAG